In the Gasterosteus aculeatus chromosome X, fGasAcu3.hap1.1, whole genome shotgun sequence genome, one interval contains:
- the rfwd3 gene encoding E3 ubiquitin-protein ligase rfwd3.S isoform X2, with translation MEAMEVDSPGEVQAAGAPRQRAVNAATNADAPHVISDSGSSSTEVDDDDDEEGGRTPARAPPRLPATWAFSQRAVSSSAAAPSAAQRIRRRLRQGLRVHYPSQTAASSRGFPDFLLRVPAAGGAEPESGSTTEISESEEEGGPSEEGPPAAPGTIDPAPAAGPAVSASVQPTQPPEVTPTDSRSAADGDGTEAPNQNVQPVPSATSQTSEEGDVCSICFEAWTTAGEHRPSALRCGHLFGFTCIQRWLVAQGSSGKCPQCNKKAKRSDIVLLYAPKLRALDNSEQETLKKSLEQEQSLRRKAELESAEYKLKLQVVTNKYGQAQQELQELRSLMAQAGRSSLSSPGPGLLGPFPRADGSRASQYGFSKAVLVSQTGGSRVLSYCGALGCLLASQPSPHATLVPGCGVKKVSVANMKTSQYVPIHAKQIRGLCFNQQNDSLLLSAALDNTIKLTSLLTNTVVQTYNAGRPVWSCCWCLDNSNYVYAGLSNGSVLVYDTRDTSTHVQELQPLRSKCPVASLCYVPRAASSSFPCGGLIAGSLEAACFWEQVNEATYRPHALPLESTGCTDIQVETESRHCLVTYRPGRSHPRLRCVLMALTRTPQQDSAQLPSCSYSPVQTFGAGSSCKVLTKNAVFKSPQGGGTLVAAGDEASNSTMVWDAGSGSLLQKLPADLPVLGISPFSVNGEHFLASLTEKMLKLYRWE, from the exons ATGGAGGCCATGGAGGTGGACTCCCCAGGGGAGGTGCAGGCAGCAGGAGCCCCAAGGCAGCGGGCAGTTAATGCGGCAACGAATGCCGACGCACCGCACGTCATCTCGGactccggcagcagcagcaccgaggtggatgatgacgatgacgaggaAGGGGGGCGGACGCCAGCGCGTGCGCCCCCCCGGCTTCCTGCCACCTGGGCCTTCAGTCAGCGAGCGGTGAGCAGCTCGGCGGCAGCACCGTCGGCAGCGCAGCGCATACGGAGGAGACTCAG GCAGGGCCTCAGGGTGCACTACCCCAGCCAGACCGCGGCGTCCTCCAGGGGCTTCCCGGACTTCCTGCTGCGGGTGCCGGCTGCAGGTGGGGCAGAGCCGGAGTCCGGCAGCACCACCGAGATCAGCGAGTCCGAAGAGGAGGGTGGGCCTTCTGAGGAAGGCCCACCCGCTGCTCCGGGAACCATCGATCCGGCGCCTGCCGCCGGTCCTGCCGTCAGCGCCTCTGTCCAACCAACGCAGCCACCGGAGGTCACCCCGACTG ACTCCAGGTCAGCTGCAGATGGCGACGGGACCGAAGCTCCAAACCAGAACGTCCAG CCGGTTCCCTCCGCTACGAGTCAGACTTCGGAGGAAGGCGACGTCTGCTCCATCTGCTTCGAGGCGTGGACCACGGCGGGCGAGCACCGGCCGTCCGCCCTGCGCTGCGGTCACCTCTTCGGCTTCACCTGCATCCAGCGCTGGTTGGTAGCTCAGGGTTCGTCCGGCAAATGCCCACAG TGCAACAAGAAGGCGAAGCGTTCGGACATCGTGCTGCTGTACGCTCCCAAGCTGAGAGCGCTCGACAACTCTGAGCAGGAGACCTTAAAGAA gtctCTGGAACAGGAACAGTCTCTGCGGAGGAAGGCTGAACTGGAATCAGCAGAGTACAAACTGAAGCTGCAGGTCGTCACCAATAAATACGGACAAGCACAACAAGAGCTGCAG GAGCTGAGGTCTCTGATGGCCCAGGCCGGCCGGAGCTCGCTCTCCTCCCCGGGCCCCGGCCTCCTCGGCCCGTTCCCGCGGGCCGACGGCTCCAGGGCGTCCCAGTACGGCTTCTCCAAGGCGGTGCTGGTGTCCCAGACCGGAGGCTCCCGTGTCCTGTCCTACTGCGGCGCTCTGGGCTGCCTGCTGGCCTCGCAGCCGTCGCCTCACGCCACGCTGGTACCCG gTTGCGGCGTGAAGAAGGTGAGCGTGGCCAACATGAAGACGAGTCAGTACGTCCCTATCCACGCCAAACAGATCCGAGGTCTGTGCTTCAACCAGCAGAACGACAGCCTGCTGCTGTCGGCCGCCCTGGACAACACCATCAAGCTGACCAG TCTGCTGACCAACACGGTGGTCCAGACCTACAACGCCGGTAGGCCcgtgtggagctgctgctggtgtctgGACAACAGCAACTACGTCTACGCGGGTCTAAGCAACGGCTCCGTGTTGGTGTACGACACCCGAGACACCAGCACGCACGTGCAGGAGCTGCAGCCACTACGCTCGAA GTGTCCCGTGGCGTCGCTGTGCTACGTCCCGCGGGCGGCGTCCAGCTCGTTCCCCTGCGGCGGGCTGATCGCCGGCTCCCTGGAGGCCGCCTGCTTCTGGGAGCAGGTCAACGAGGCCACGTACCGGCCGCATGCGCTGCCGCTGGAGTCCACCGGCTGCACCGACATCCAGGTGGAGACGGAGAGCCGCCACTGCCTGGTCACCTACAGGCCGG GGCGCTCCCACCCGAGACTGCGCTGCGTCCTGATGGCGCTGACCCGGACCCCCCAGCAGGACTCCGCCCAGCTCCCCAGCTGCTCATACTCTCCCGTGCAGACGTTCGGCGCCGGCTCGTCCTGCAAGGTGCTCACCAAGAACGCCGTGTTCAAGAGTCCTCAAGGGGGCGGGACCCTGGTCGCCGCCGGCGACGAGGCATCCAACTCCACTATG gTGTGGGACGCGGGCAGCGGCTCTCTGCTCCAGAAGCTCCCGGCCGACCTGCCGGTGTTGGGCATCAGTCCGTTCTCTGTGAACGGCGAGCACTTCCTGGCCTCGCTGACGGAGAAGATGCTGAAGCTCTACAGGTGGGAGTGA
- the rfwd3 gene encoding E3 ubiquitin-protein ligase rfwd3.S isoform X1, whose product MEAMEVDSPGEVQAAGAPRQRAVNAATNADAPHVISDSGSSSTEVDDDDDEEGGRTPARAPPRLPATWAFSQRAVSSSAAAPSAAQRIRRRLRQGLRVHYPSQTAASSRGFPDFLLRVPAAGGAEPESGSTTEISESEEEGGPSEEGPPAAPGTIDPAPAAGPAVSASVQPTQPPEVTPTDSRSAADGDGTEAPNQNVQLLNDVPPQPVPSATSQTSEEGDVCSICFEAWTTAGEHRPSALRCGHLFGFTCIQRWLVAQGSSGKCPQCNKKAKRSDIVLLYAPKLRALDNSEQETLKKSLEQEQSLRRKAELESAEYKLKLQVVTNKYGQAQQELQELRSLMAQAGRSSLSSPGPGLLGPFPRADGSRASQYGFSKAVLVSQTGGSRVLSYCGALGCLLASQPSPHATLVPGCGVKKVSVANMKTSQYVPIHAKQIRGLCFNQQNDSLLLSAALDNTIKLTSLLTNTVVQTYNAGRPVWSCCWCLDNSNYVYAGLSNGSVLVYDTRDTSTHVQELQPLRSKCPVASLCYVPRAASSSFPCGGLIAGSLEAACFWEQVNEATYRPHALPLESTGCTDIQVETESRHCLVTYRPGRSHPRLRCVLMALTRTPQQDSAQLPSCSYSPVQTFGAGSSCKVLTKNAVFKSPQGGGTLVAAGDEASNSTMVWDAGSGSLLQKLPADLPVLGISPFSVNGEHFLASLTEKMLKLYRWE is encoded by the exons ATGGAGGCCATGGAGGTGGACTCCCCAGGGGAGGTGCAGGCAGCAGGAGCCCCAAGGCAGCGGGCAGTTAATGCGGCAACGAATGCCGACGCACCGCACGTCATCTCGGactccggcagcagcagcaccgaggtggatgatgacgatgacgaggaAGGGGGGCGGACGCCAGCGCGTGCGCCCCCCCGGCTTCCTGCCACCTGGGCCTTCAGTCAGCGAGCGGTGAGCAGCTCGGCGGCAGCACCGTCGGCAGCGCAGCGCATACGGAGGAGACTCAG GCAGGGCCTCAGGGTGCACTACCCCAGCCAGACCGCGGCGTCCTCCAGGGGCTTCCCGGACTTCCTGCTGCGGGTGCCGGCTGCAGGTGGGGCAGAGCCGGAGTCCGGCAGCACCACCGAGATCAGCGAGTCCGAAGAGGAGGGTGGGCCTTCTGAGGAAGGCCCACCCGCTGCTCCGGGAACCATCGATCCGGCGCCTGCCGCCGGTCCTGCCGTCAGCGCCTCTGTCCAACCAACGCAGCCACCGGAGGTCACCCCGACTG ACTCCAGGTCAGCTGCAGATGGCGACGGGACCGAAGCTCCAAACCAGAACGTCCAG CTTCTAAATGATGTGCCCCCCCAGCCGGTTCCCTCCGCTACGAGTCAGACTTCGGAGGAAGGCGACGTCTGCTCCATCTGCTTCGAGGCGTGGACCACGGCGGGCGAGCACCGGCCGTCCGCCCTGCGCTGCGGTCACCTCTTCGGCTTCACCTGCATCCAGCGCTGGTTGGTAGCTCAGGGTTCGTCCGGCAAATGCCCACAG TGCAACAAGAAGGCGAAGCGTTCGGACATCGTGCTGCTGTACGCTCCCAAGCTGAGAGCGCTCGACAACTCTGAGCAGGAGACCTTAAAGAA gtctCTGGAACAGGAACAGTCTCTGCGGAGGAAGGCTGAACTGGAATCAGCAGAGTACAAACTGAAGCTGCAGGTCGTCACCAATAAATACGGACAAGCACAACAAGAGCTGCAG GAGCTGAGGTCTCTGATGGCCCAGGCCGGCCGGAGCTCGCTCTCCTCCCCGGGCCCCGGCCTCCTCGGCCCGTTCCCGCGGGCCGACGGCTCCAGGGCGTCCCAGTACGGCTTCTCCAAGGCGGTGCTGGTGTCCCAGACCGGAGGCTCCCGTGTCCTGTCCTACTGCGGCGCTCTGGGCTGCCTGCTGGCCTCGCAGCCGTCGCCTCACGCCACGCTGGTACCCG gTTGCGGCGTGAAGAAGGTGAGCGTGGCCAACATGAAGACGAGTCAGTACGTCCCTATCCACGCCAAACAGATCCGAGGTCTGTGCTTCAACCAGCAGAACGACAGCCTGCTGCTGTCGGCCGCCCTGGACAACACCATCAAGCTGACCAG TCTGCTGACCAACACGGTGGTCCAGACCTACAACGCCGGTAGGCCcgtgtggagctgctgctggtgtctgGACAACAGCAACTACGTCTACGCGGGTCTAAGCAACGGCTCCGTGTTGGTGTACGACACCCGAGACACCAGCACGCACGTGCAGGAGCTGCAGCCACTACGCTCGAA GTGTCCCGTGGCGTCGCTGTGCTACGTCCCGCGGGCGGCGTCCAGCTCGTTCCCCTGCGGCGGGCTGATCGCCGGCTCCCTGGAGGCCGCCTGCTTCTGGGAGCAGGTCAACGAGGCCACGTACCGGCCGCATGCGCTGCCGCTGGAGTCCACCGGCTGCACCGACATCCAGGTGGAGACGGAGAGCCGCCACTGCCTGGTCACCTACAGGCCGG GGCGCTCCCACCCGAGACTGCGCTGCGTCCTGATGGCGCTGACCCGGACCCCCCAGCAGGACTCCGCCCAGCTCCCCAGCTGCTCATACTCTCCCGTGCAGACGTTCGGCGCCGGCTCGTCCTGCAAGGTGCTCACCAAGAACGCCGTGTTCAAGAGTCCTCAAGGGGGCGGGACCCTGGTCGCCGCCGGCGACGAGGCATCCAACTCCACTATG gTGTGGGACGCGGGCAGCGGCTCTCTGCTCCAGAAGCTCCCGGCCGACCTGCCGGTGTTGGGCATCAGTCCGTTCTCTGTGAACGGCGAGCACTTCCTGGCCTCGCTGACGGAGAAGATGCTGAAGCTCTACAGGTGGGAGTGA